A genome region from Chloroherpetonaceae bacterium includes the following:
- the lspA gene encoding signal peptidase II: MRIFWIALSVVVLDQLTKYLARTQLGEGSAPVTLIPDWLKLTYTENAGIAFGIDLGGRAVVTVLSIVATLGICYYLYRTQRSNLYYRLSFGLIIGGAVGNLIDRAFYGQVVDFIHFDLYNGVLFGKYVSLWPIFNVADAAITIGVAIMFIWYRQVFEDEPKPVSNTVNATDINPSVVSASETNPNTSNEPAKPN, from the coding sequence ATGAGAATTTTTTGGATCGCACTGAGCGTGGTAGTGCTGGACCAGCTCACCAAGTATCTTGCAAGAACTCAACTGGGGGAAGGCTCAGCGCCTGTAACGCTAATTCCAGACTGGCTGAAACTGACTTACACAGAAAACGCAGGGATTGCATTTGGCATTGATTTAGGCGGGCGCGCTGTGGTAACGGTGCTCTCTATCGTGGCAACGCTCGGTATTTGCTACTACCTTTATCGCACGCAGCGAAGCAACCTCTACTACCGCCTTTCTTTCGGTTTAATTATTGGTGGAGCTGTGGGCAATCTAATTGACCGTGCATTCTATGGACAAGTGGTGGATTTCATTCACTTTGACCTCTACAATGGGGTGTTGTTTGGCAAGTATGTTTCGCTGTGGCCAATTTTCAACGTGGCTGATGCGGCTATCACAATCGGTGTGGCAATAATGTTTATTTGGTATCGACAGGTTTTTGAGGATGAACCAAAGCCAGTAAGCAACACGGTCAACGCAACAGACATAAACCCATCTGTGGTATCAGCCAGCGAGACAAATCCCAATACCTCCAACGAACCTGCAAAACCGAACTGA
- a CDS encoding TatD family hydrolase, whose protein sequence is MFVDTHAHLSFEDYDQDRDEVMARLKAQGVRLIINPGTSVETSQAAIALAEQCEFIYANVGLHPNDVHPVTDDDFQKLDELAAHPKVVAIGEIGLDYHYPDANPVKQEHCFREMLRLAKRRDLPVVIHTRDAWHDTFRILEEEKSSNLRGMMHCFSGGVEEAERAIALGFKISIPGIVTFKKSNLPEVVAAVPLSEILTETDCPYLAPVPHRGKRNEPAFVVEVAKKIASVKGLAVEQVGEMTYKNACALFQLRAL, encoded by the coding sequence ATGTTTGTCGATACACACGCTCATTTGTCTTTTGAGGATTACGACCAAGACCGTGATGAAGTCATGGCACGCTTAAAGGCGCAAGGCGTCCGACTCATCATCAACCCGGGCACTTCGGTAGAGACCAGTCAAGCAGCGATTGCGCTGGCTGAGCAGTGTGAATTCATCTATGCTAATGTAGGGCTGCACCCTAATGATGTGCACCCTGTAACCGATGACGATTTTCAAAAGTTAGATGAGCTGGCGGCGCACCCAAAAGTGGTCGCCATCGGCGAAATTGGGCTGGATTACCACTATCCCGATGCGAATCCAGTCAAGCAAGAGCACTGCTTTCGTGAGATGCTGCGTCTCGCCAAGCGACGTGATTTACCAGTTGTAATTCACACTCGAGACGCATGGCATGACACATTCAGAATTCTGGAAGAAGAAAAGTCCTCTAATCTGCGCGGAATGATGCATTGTTTTTCAGGTGGCGTGGAAGAAGCAGAGCGGGCCATCGCATTAGGCTTCAAAATCTCTATTCCAGGTATCGTAACCTTTAAGAAATCGAATTTGCCTGAAGTCGTTGCGGCTGTGCCGCTCAGTGAGATTTTAACGGAAACAGATTGTCCGTATCTAGCCCCTGTGCCACATCGTGGGAAACGCAATGAGCCAGCATTCGTCGTAGAGGTAGCAAAGAAAATTGCAAGCGTGAAAGGCCTGGCAGTAGAGCAAGTGGGAGAAATGACTTACAAGAACGCTTGTGCGCTTTTCCAGCTTAGAGCGCTCTAA